Proteins from a single region of Streptomyces vinaceus:
- a CDS encoding PspA/IM30 family protein, which produces MSKQTILGRVTQLAKANINALLDQAEDPQKMLDQLIRDYTNNIAEAEQAVATTIGNLRMLEADHKEDVEAAAEWGGKALAASRKADELRAAGSTADADRFDNLAKVALGRQLRSEKEAKTAEPAIAAQTEVVDKLKSGLDAMKDKLTELTAKRDELVARAKTAQEQNQMLDAVKNIDVMDPTSDIARFEDKVRREEARALGRQELAASSLDAQFEALDDLDRSAEVEARLAALKSRAA; this is translated from the coding sequence ATGAGCAAGCAGACCATCCTCGGCCGCGTCACCCAGCTCGCGAAGGCCAACATCAACGCGCTGCTGGACCAGGCGGAGGACCCGCAGAAGATGCTGGACCAGCTGATCCGCGACTACACGAACAACATCGCGGAGGCGGAGCAGGCGGTGGCCACCACGATCGGCAACCTGCGGATGCTGGAGGCGGACCACAAGGAGGACGTGGAGGCCGCCGCGGAGTGGGGCGGCAAGGCGCTGGCGGCGAGCCGGAAGGCGGACGAGCTGCGGGCGGCGGGTTCGACCGCGGACGCCGACAGGTTCGACAACCTGGCGAAGGTGGCCCTGGGCCGCCAGCTGCGGTCGGAGAAGGAGGCGAAGACGGCGGAGCCGGCGATCGCCGCCCAGACGGAGGTCGTGGACAAGCTCAAGTCCGGGCTGGACGCGATGAAGGACAAGCTGACGGAGCTGACGGCGAAGCGGGACGAGCTGGTGGCGCGGGCCAAGACCGCGCAGGAGCAGAACCAGATGCTGGACGCGGTCAAGAACATCGACGTCATGGACCCGACGAGCGACATCGCCCGCTTCGAGGACAAGGTCCGCAGGGAGGAGGCGAGGGCGCTGGGCCGGCAGGAACTGGCGGCCTCCTCCCTGGACGCCCAGTTCGAGGCGCTGGACGACCTCGACAGGTCCGCGGAGGTCGAGGCCCGCCTGGCGGCGCTGAAGTCCCGGGCGGCATGA
- a CDS encoding SPOR domain-containing protein — MNDSGALLPWLVIREDDNGNRYRVGRYATRAEAQKVVDGFEDRAHKQLYWVERIGQTATTN, encoded by the coding sequence ATGAACGACAGCGGTGCCCTGCTCCCATGGCTGGTCATACGTGAGGACGACAACGGCAACCGCTACCGGGTGGGGCGCTACGCCACCCGGGCCGAGGCCCAGAAGGTCGTCGACGGCTTCGAGGACAGGGCCCACAAGCAGCTCTACTGGGTCGAGCGGATCGGCCAGACGGCCACGACGAACTGA
- a CDS encoding ATP-binding protein has translation MIGVIDTDGECAEWAFPAEPGAVRTARHAVRGALSSWGLDSVGDVTVLLVSELVTNSLRYASGPIGVRLVRQNPASGSPAGGAALLVEVSDPLPDPPRERVAEPDDEGGRGLHLVAVSAQRWGTRHGKSGKTVWFELALPGE, from the coding sequence GTGATCGGCGTGATCGACACAGACGGTGAATGCGCCGAGTGGGCCTTCCCCGCAGAGCCCGGCGCCGTCCGCACCGCCCGTCACGCCGTGCGCGGCGCGCTCAGCTCCTGGGGCCTCGACTCCGTCGGCGACGTCACCGTCCTGCTGGTCAGCGAGTTGGTCACCAATTCCCTGCGGTACGCCTCCGGCCCCATCGGGGTCCGGCTGGTGCGGCAGAATCCGGCCAGCGGGAGTCCCGCGGGGGGCGCCGCGCTGTTGGTGGAGGTTTCCGATCCGCTTCCGGATCCACCCCGCGAACGGGTCGCGGAGCCGGACGACGAGGGCGGCAGGGGGTTGCATCTGGTCGCCGTCTCGGCACAGCGCTGGGGGACCCGGCACGGGAAATCGGGCAAGACCGTGTGGTTCGAGTTGGCACTTCCTGGTGAGTAA
- a CDS encoding (deoxy)nucleoside triphosphate pyrophosphohydrolase encodes MTVRVVVGGALCREGRLLAARRSAPPEVAGRWELPGGKTEPGESVPAALVRELREELGVETEPLERIPGEWQIRPGLVLHVWTARLLSGEPAPLEDHDELRWLAPEELDSVDWLDQDRPAVAEAGRRLRDGRGERHTRSHGGA; translated from the coding sequence ATGACGGTACGAGTGGTCGTGGGCGGAGCCCTTTGTCGTGAGGGCCGCCTGCTGGCCGCCCGCCGCAGCGCACCCCCCGAGGTGGCCGGCCGCTGGGAGCTGCCCGGGGGCAAGACCGAGCCGGGCGAGTCCGTACCCGCCGCGCTCGTACGCGAACTGCGCGAGGAGCTCGGCGTGGAGACCGAGCCGCTGGAGCGGATCCCGGGGGAATGGCAGATCAGGCCCGGACTCGTCCTGCACGTGTGGACCGCGCGGCTGCTGTCCGGCGAGCCCGCGCCGCTGGAGGACCACGACGAGCTGCGCTGGCTCGCGCCGGAGGAGCTGGACTCCGTGGACTGGCTCGACCAGGACCGGCCGGCCGTCGCCGAGGCCGGCCGCAGGCTGCGCGACGGGCGCGGGGAACGGCACACCAGGTCGCACGGGGGCGCGTGA
- a CDS encoding TPM domain-containing protein, which yields MPPRSRSKRRTTAGISVRAGLVLAAALLGLGGWGVAGAPAARAEDPVTLSRQGQITDRVGALGDRRAAVAAALEKLYAGHRVQLFVTYVHDFSGRSAQGWADATAQKNGLGQDDVLLAVATGARQYAYSADVDSGFTQAQLADVARTAIEPALRQNDWAGAAIGAADGYAAVLSGKPVPVPAVTPGVADPGGGADEDGGAGDYVLPVVVVGAAGALGAYAYTRRRRKGGGGSGGGSGTTGWGGQPATTTALPLPELDAKAKALLVETDDAVRTSNEELGFATAQFGDAAVGTFTAAVAFAQSELTAAFRLRQQLDDAYPEDDPTRRRMLDEIVARCTEANRRLDAESADFDRLRDLEKNAPQALATVEAHFRALTGRTTTAEATLTALAGRYADSASAPVASNAEQAKDRLLFATGSLGEARAAIDGGDNGKAAVHVRAAEGAVDQAATLVDAVERRAQELAEAAGKLPGALTETDTDLADARGLLTGTAEGTSTADLRGRIGRAEAVLAVVRREQEAGRYDPIDALRRVEEADAALDEALAGARERESGRQRAAALLDQATLSARSAIGAATDYITTSRGAVGSQARTRLAEAQRRLERSAALAGTDPAGALAQAQQADGLARQAQELAEQDVRAYENPYGGQRQQRGGMGGAVLGGIILGEILGGGRGRGGGFGGGGGGFGGGGFGGGGPGPGSFGGGGTRGRMGGGGRF from the coding sequence ATGCCGCCCAGGAGCAGGTCGAAGCGACGCACCACCGCCGGGATATCCGTACGGGCCGGGCTCGTCCTGGCCGCCGCTCTGCTGGGGCTCGGCGGCTGGGGGGTGGCCGGGGCACCCGCCGCCCGGGCCGAGGACCCCGTCACACTGTCGCGGCAGGGGCAGATCACCGACCGCGTGGGCGCCCTCGGTGACCGGCGGGCGGCCGTCGCCGCCGCGCTGGAGAAGCTGTACGCCGGTCACCGGGTCCAGCTCTTCGTGACGTACGTGCACGATTTCTCGGGGCGTTCCGCGCAGGGCTGGGCGGACGCCACCGCGCAGAAGAACGGGCTCGGCCAGGACGACGTGCTGCTGGCGGTGGCGACCGGGGCCCGCCAGTACGCCTATTCGGCCGATGTCGACTCCGGTTTCACCCAGGCGCAGCTCGCGGACGTGGCCCGCACCGCCATCGAGCCCGCGCTGAGGCAGAACGACTGGGCGGGCGCGGCGATCGGCGCCGCCGACGGGTACGCGGCCGTGCTCTCCGGGAAACCGGTACCGGTGCCGGCCGTCACCCCCGGCGTCGCGGACCCCGGTGGCGGCGCGGACGAGGACGGCGGCGCCGGGGACTACGTGCTCCCGGTGGTGGTCGTCGGCGCGGCCGGCGCCCTGGGGGCGTACGCGTACACCCGCCGCAGGCGCAAGGGCGGGGGCGGCTCGGGAGGCGGCTCCGGTACCACCGGCTGGGGCGGGCAGCCCGCGACCACGACCGCCCTCCCGCTGCCCGAACTCGACGCCAAGGCCAAGGCCCTGCTGGTGGAGACCGACGACGCCGTCCGGACCAGCAACGAGGAGCTGGGCTTCGCCACCGCGCAGTTCGGCGACGCGGCGGTGGGCACCTTCACCGCGGCGGTGGCCTTCGCGCAGAGCGAGCTGACGGCCGCTTTCCGGCTCCGCCAGCAGCTCGACGACGCCTACCCCGAGGACGATCCCACCCGGCGGCGGATGCTGGACGAGATCGTGGCCCGCTGCACCGAGGCGAACCGGCGCCTGGACGCCGAGTCGGCGGACTTCGACCGGCTGCGGGACCTGGAGAAGAACGCCCCGCAGGCGCTGGCCACGGTGGAAGCGCACTTCCGCGCGCTGACGGGCCGTACGACGACGGCCGAGGCGACGCTGACGGCGCTGGCCGGGCGCTACGCGGACTCGGCGTCCGCTCCGGTGGCCTCCAACGCCGAACAGGCCAAGGACCGGCTGCTGTTCGCGACGGGCAGCCTCGGTGAGGCCCGGGCGGCGATCGACGGCGGCGACAACGGGAAGGCGGCCGTGCACGTACGGGCCGCGGAGGGCGCGGTGGACCAGGCGGCGACGCTGGTCGACGCGGTGGAGCGGCGGGCGCAGGAGCTGGCGGAGGCGGCCGGGAAGCTGCCGGGGGCGCTCACGGAGACGGACACCGACCTCGCCGACGCGCGCGGACTGCTGACCGGCACGGCGGAGGGGACCTCGACGGCGGACCTGCGCGGCCGGATCGGCCGGGCGGAGGCGGTGCTGGCCGTCGTACGGCGGGAACAGGAGGCCGGCCGGTACGACCCGATCGACGCCCTGCGCCGGGTGGAGGAGGCCGACGCGGCCCTCGACGAGGCGCTGGCCGGGGCGCGGGAGCGCGAGAGCGGGCGTCAACGGGCGGCCGCGCTGCTGGACCAGGCGACGCTTTCGGCCCGCAGCGCGATCGGCGCGGCCACGGACTACATCACCACCAGCCGGGGTGCGGTGGGCAGTCAGGCCCGGACGCGGCTGGCGGAGGCGCAGCGGCGCCTGGAGCGCTCGGCGGCCCTCGCGGGCACGGACCCGGCGGGCGCGCTGGCGCAGGCGCAGCAGGCGGACGGGCTGGCGCGGCAGGCGCAGGAGTTGGCGGAGCAGGACGTACGGGCGTACGAGAACCCGTACGGCGGGCAGCGGCAGCAGCGCGGGGGCATGGGCGGCGCGGTCCTCGGCGGGATCATCCTGGGCGAGATCCTGGGCGGCGGCCGGGGCCGGGGCGGCGGGTTCGGGGGCGGCGGCGGGGGCTTCGGGGGCGGCGGCTTCGGCGGCGGGGGGCCCGGCCCGGGCTCGTTCGGCGGCGGGGGCACCCGCGGCCGCATGGGCGGCGGCGGCCGTTTCTGA
- a CDS encoding succinate dehydrogenase/fumarate reductase iron-sulfur subunit: protein MSTYDASFRIWRGDAEGGELRDFTVEVNDGEVVLDIVHRLQATQTPDLAVRWNCKAGKCGSCSAEVNGRPRLMCMTRMSTFERTETITVTPLRAFPVVRDLVTNVSFNYEKAREVPAFVPPPGLAPGAYRMQQVDVDRSQEFRKCIECFLCQDTCHVVRDHEENKTAFAGPRFLMRVAELDMHPLDAAAEAGLDRKRTAQEEHGLGYCNITKCCTEVCPEGIKITDNALIPLKERVVDRTYDPLVWLGNKIRRRGDT, encoded by the coding sequence ATGAGTACGTACGACGCGAGCTTCCGGATCTGGCGCGGGGACGCGGAAGGCGGGGAACTGCGGGACTTCACCGTCGAGGTGAACGACGGCGAGGTCGTCCTGGACATCGTCCACCGGCTCCAGGCCACGCAGACCCCGGACCTCGCGGTGCGGTGGAACTGCAAGGCGGGCAAGTGCGGTTCGTGCAGTGCGGAGGTCAACGGGCGGCCGCGGCTGATGTGCATGACGCGCATGTCCACCTTCGAGCGGACCGAGACGATCACGGTCACGCCGCTGCGCGCGTTCCCGGTGGTCCGGGACCTGGTGACGAACGTGTCGTTCAACTACGAGAAGGCGCGCGAGGTCCCGGCCTTCGTGCCCCCGCCGGGCCTGGCTCCGGGCGCGTACCGGATGCAGCAGGTGGACGTGGACCGCTCGCAGGAGTTCAGGAAGTGCATCGAGTGCTTCCTGTGCCAGGACACCTGCCACGTGGTGCGCGACCACGAGGAGAACAAGACCGCCTTCGCCGGCCCCCGCTTCCTGATGCGGGTGGCCGAGCTGGACATGCACCCGCTGGACGCGGCCGCCGAGGCGGGCCTGGACCGCAAGCGCACGGCCCAGGAGGAGCACGGGCTCGGCTACTGCAACATCACCAAGTGCTGCACGGAAGTCTGCCCGGAGGGCATCAAGATCACCGACAATGCGCTGATCCCGCTGAAGGAGCGGGTGGTGGACCGCACGTACGACCCGCTGGTGTGGCTGGGCAACAAGATCCGCAGGCGCGGCGACACGTAG
- a CDS encoding SpoIIE family protein phosphatase, with product MWHSSPPGSIYDYIKVASFSIGPDGLVDQWSLRAEELFGLTAAQAVGRDPVDAFMPPELRADGHRRMAEILDGKEWTGLVPFRIPGGDGAHGVAEIYVMPTQTETAERAALCVVVDVRALRCIESDLAASQAIFGQSPFGFLLFGTDLTVQRANRRFATVFGGAVEEHRGRTVHDYLPAQEADRMTEALRRVLETGDSVTDLRITGAAPGSREHRHWSINLYRVHGGTGRPIGVAGLGTDVTRRHLAAREAAGVRRNLALLNEAGHRIGTSLDLETTARELLDVTVPGFCDLAAVDLYQGLLLGDDDRPARPHGPGVPPLPQGRGPGRAPSPPLRRVAFASAVSDGPLSDPGAAVSVGEVHRYPAASPGALALRTARPRLIEGDGADDLVQSTLVVPMVAHDTVVGLAQFSRTKGSEPFGERDRAVAVELAARAAVCIDNARLYRREHERALILQRSLLPPGDPEAAGLDIACRYLPGNAATEVGGDWFDVIELPGHRTALVVGDVMGRGLRAAVAMGELRTAVRTLALLDLEPAEVLTALDEIARGLGAPGGAQQASRAALHSRDADRSEVYLATCVYAVYDPVTRRCTIANAGHMPPVLVEPAEPGAPPRPALLLEVPPGMPLGVGGEPFEEVEVDLPEGALLALYTDGLVESRDHPLEEGLRGLREALADPVRPLEDVCDHVLNTLDTRHGEDDIALLMARVQGLPIDAVGDWQLPREARSVGRARELARAKLPAWGLEGLLDTTELLVSELVTNALRYGEGEIRLRLLLDRTLVCEVWDGNLVQPRRRRARDTDEGGRGLQLVGLLSAGWGTRRTHRGKTVWFELPLPGGGPESVTELSAEQLLSMYG from the coding sequence CTGTGGCACAGCAGCCCGCCTGGCTCGATATATGACTACATAAAGGTCGCGTCCTTCTCCATCGGACCCGACGGGCTCGTCGACCAGTGGAGCCTGCGCGCCGAGGAGTTGTTCGGGCTGACCGCAGCCCAGGCCGTGGGCCGGGACCCGGTGGACGCCTTCATGCCGCCGGAGCTGCGCGCCGACGGCCACCGCAGAATGGCCGAGATCCTCGACGGCAAGGAATGGACCGGCCTCGTCCCGTTCCGCATCCCCGGCGGCGACGGCGCGCACGGCGTCGCCGAGATCTACGTGATGCCCACCCAGACCGAGACCGCCGAGCGGGCCGCGCTCTGCGTCGTCGTCGACGTACGCGCGCTGCGCTGCATCGAATCCGACCTTGCCGCTTCGCAGGCCATATTCGGCCAATCTCCTTTCGGCTTCCTGCTCTTCGGTACGGACCTCACCGTGCAGCGCGCCAACCGCCGCTTCGCGACCGTCTTCGGCGGCGCCGTGGAGGAACACCGCGGCCGTACCGTCCACGACTACCTGCCGGCCCAGGAGGCCGACCGGATGACCGAGGCCCTGCGGCGGGTCCTGGAGACCGGTGACTCCGTCACCGACCTGCGGATCACCGGCGCCGCCCCCGGCAGCCGGGAGCACCGCCACTGGTCCATCAACCTCTACCGCGTCCACGGCGGCACCGGCCGGCCCATCGGCGTCGCGGGCCTGGGCACGGACGTCACCCGACGCCACCTCGCCGCCCGCGAGGCCGCCGGGGTACGGCGCAATCTCGCCCTGCTCAACGAGGCCGGGCACCGCATCGGGACCTCCCTCGACCTGGAGACCACCGCCCGCGAACTGCTCGACGTGACCGTCCCGGGCTTCTGCGACCTCGCCGCCGTCGACCTCTACCAGGGGCTGCTCCTCGGCGACGACGACCGGCCCGCACGGCCGCACGGCCCCGGCGTACCCCCGCTGCCGCAGGGGCGCGGACCCGGCCGGGCCCCCTCGCCCCCGCTGCGGCGGGTCGCCTTCGCCTCGGCCGTGTCGGACGGACCGCTGTCCGATCCGGGTGCGGCGGTCTCCGTGGGGGAGGTCCACCGCTATCCGGCGGCCTCGCCGGGGGCGCTGGCCCTGCGGACCGCGCGGCCCCGGCTGATCGAGGGCGACGGGGCCGACGACCTCGTCCAGTCGACGCTCGTCGTGCCGATGGTCGCGCACGACACGGTGGTCGGGCTCGCCCAGTTCTCCCGTACCAAGGGCAGCGAGCCCTTCGGGGAACGGGACCGGGCCGTGGCCGTCGAGCTCGCCGCCCGCGCCGCCGTCTGCATCGACAACGCCCGCCTCTACCGGCGCGAGCACGAGCGGGCGCTGATCCTCCAGCGCAGCCTGCTGCCGCCCGGGGACCCCGAGGCGGCCGGCCTGGACATCGCCTGCCGGTACCTGCCCGGCAACGCGGCCACCGAGGTCGGCGGGGACTGGTTCGACGTCATCGAACTGCCCGGGCACCGCACCGCGCTGGTCGTCGGCGACGTGATGGGCCGCGGGCTGCGCGCCGCCGTCGCGATGGGCGAACTGCGCACCGCCGTACGGACCCTGGCCCTGCTGGACCTGGAGCCGGCGGAGGTGCTGACCGCCCTCGACGAGATCGCCCGCGGGCTCGGCGCGCCCGGCGGCGCCCAGCAGGCCTCCCGCGCGGCCCTGCACTCGCGGGACGCGGACCGCTCGGAGGTCTACCTCGCGACCTGCGTGTACGCCGTCTACGACCCGGTCACCCGGCGCTGCACCATCGCCAACGCCGGCCACATGCCGCCGGTGCTGGTGGAACCGGCCGAGCCGGGTGCCCCGCCGCGGCCCGCGCTGCTGCTGGAGGTCCCGCCGGGTATGCCGCTCGGCGTGGGCGGCGAGCCGTTCGAGGAGGTGGAGGTGGACCTTCCGGAGGGCGCGCTGCTGGCCCTGTACACGGACGGGCTGGTCGAATCGCGCGACCACCCGCTGGAGGAGGGGCTGCGCGGGCTGCGGGAGGCGCTCGCCGACCCGGTGCGGCCGCTGGAGGACGTCTGCGACCACGTCCTGAACACCCTGGACACCCGCCACGGCGAGGACGACATCGCGCTGCTGATGGCGCGGGTGCAGGGGCTGCCGATCGACGCCGTCGGGGACTGGCAGCTGCCGCGCGAGGCCCGCTCGGTGGGCCGGGCGCGGGAGCTGGCGCGGGCGAAGCTGCCGGCGTGGGGCCTGGAAGGGCTGCTGGACACCACCGAACTGCTGGTCAGCGAACTGGTGACGAACGCCCTGCGGTACGGCGAGGGCGAGATCCGGCTGCGGCTGCTGCTGGACCGGACGCTGGTGTGCGAGGTCTGGGACGGAAATCTGGTCCAGCCGCGCCGCAGGCGGGCCCGGGACACCGACGAGGGCGGCCGGGGCCTGCAACTGGTCGGCCTGCTGTCGGCGGGCTGGGGCACCCGGCGGACCCACCGGGGCAAGACGGTGTGGTTCGAGCTCCCGCTGCCCGGCGGTGGGCCGGAGTCCGTGACGGAGCTGTCCGCGGAGCAGCTGCTGAGCATGTACGGCTGA
- a CDS encoding serine/threonine-protein kinase, translating to MSGGFAVRVGDRLAGRYRLEQRLGAGGMGEVWRGHDQELDRSVAVKVLLDAAVNDEVVARFRREATIGARLSHPGITVVHDVGQQDGRLFIVMELLAGEDLARTLARDGALPVDLAVDLAAQTAEALAVAHGQSVVHRDLKPGNLFLLPGRRIKICDFGIAHSAEATAAWTVTGRIIGTPPYMAPEQWRGERVDARCDLYALGCVLYALVSGAPPFGQNESPYVLMHRHCAQAPLPLREAGTPVPAELDRLVLALLAKDPADRPESAEAVGKALRAMRGAGGGSGAAPGPGHAPPQPMPAAQPGAGTEATPWPWPEPGGGRAPEAESGAGAGPPPGAAAGAAADAGQPGGAGAGPAPGAEVSPGVREFVRALIGEAEDALRALPPGADAARVEVAAVAADAAARFDADLALRLLADAESAAWTGGGGDGVRVARLLTGLARATAPHAPARALRLLTDAQQALFTAPASRREAPLRALAEELIKVAPGQAAQIARYHLSGRPAPGGLRARVEAALAAERPAEAESRLTRIQDPGRRAAATYDMVLAVAPRDLETALRLSERIGSAGARLLALCQVATDRAGAGDAAGGARALEQAEEELPRFLEERAAWLREEAVHEAEQGRPVRSERLRAQAADLLRPDPAQAGDEKAGHALDSLAGAREQVRRAALPPLDPAAAREGADAARALPEPAARARALARTARECLAADRMPWLPEAAASVGSPPPPGATALRGPDTGPPVTPVNPVAPGARTWHTGARPDALYAAGAHVVWRSGAEVGCVRADSGTTRWSAHADEGAAAPPLPGTGALLVSCVADAATVYVDVRRGEHPGVRIVAREPRDGRVRWWRDLPQAGPPLRGAGPLLVHEAGGELTVLRATTGEVEWRRSLPDGTRSLAAVGDCLVLEDDRWLQALHLPSGRRLWTTRRGSRPGGSDPLDRTAGAQPLHLVDGTGLRAVERGTGRELWEFALGAPAQRLLVEHGTVYAAHGGAQGELVSAFDARTGKLRWQRSVVRGEGAGCALELLGLRPGGLYVRAARGGRRGRLGRESGPFVAVLDPATGKPRRQWEQPGLADGDALLVGDRLVLSRPELSAYALP from the coding sequence ATGTCAGGGGGCTTTGCGGTGCGGGTGGGGGATCGACTGGCCGGCCGGTACCGGCTGGAGCAGAGGCTCGGCGCGGGCGGCATGGGCGAGGTGTGGCGCGGGCACGACCAGGAACTGGACCGGTCGGTGGCCGTCAAGGTGCTGCTGGACGCGGCCGTGAACGACGAGGTGGTCGCCCGGTTCAGACGCGAGGCGACGATCGGGGCGCGGCTCTCGCACCCCGGGATCACCGTGGTGCACGACGTGGGACAGCAGGACGGGCGGCTGTTCATCGTCATGGAGCTGCTGGCGGGCGAGGACCTGGCCAGGACGCTGGCGCGGGACGGCGCCCTGCCGGTGGACCTCGCCGTGGACCTGGCCGCGCAGACGGCGGAGGCGCTGGCCGTCGCGCACGGGCAGTCGGTGGTCCACCGGGACCTGAAGCCGGGCAACCTCTTCCTGCTGCCGGGCCGGCGGATCAAGATATGCGACTTCGGCATCGCGCACTCCGCGGAGGCGACGGCGGCCTGGACGGTCACGGGCCGGATCATCGGCACTCCCCCGTACATGGCGCCGGAGCAGTGGCGGGGCGAGCGGGTGGACGCGCGGTGCGATCTGTACGCGCTGGGGTGCGTCCTGTACGCGCTGGTGAGCGGGGCCCCGCCGTTCGGGCAGAACGAGTCGCCGTACGTGCTGATGCACCGGCACTGTGCGCAGGCGCCGCTCCCGCTGCGCGAGGCGGGGACGCCGGTTCCGGCGGAGCTGGACCGGCTGGTGCTGGCCCTGCTGGCGAAGGACCCGGCGGACCGGCCGGAGTCGGCGGAGGCGGTGGGCAAGGCCCTTCGCGCGATGCGCGGCGCCGGCGGCGGCTCCGGCGCGGCCCCGGGCCCGGGACACGCGCCGCCGCAGCCGATGCCGGCGGCGCAGCCGGGGGCCGGGACCGAGGCGACGCCGTGGCCGTGGCCGGAGCCCGGGGGCGGAAGGGCGCCGGAGGCGGAGTCCGGGGCCGGGGCCGGGCCGCCGCCGGGGGCCGCCGCGGGAGCCGCCGCGGATGCCGGGCAGCCGGGCGGCGCGGGGGCCGGCCCCGCTCCGGGCGCGGAAGTGTCCCCCGGTGTACGGGAGTTCGTACGGGCCCTGATCGGCGAGGCGGAGGACGCGCTGCGGGCACTGCCGCCCGGCGCCGACGCCGCCCGCGTCGAGGTGGCCGCCGTGGCCGCCGACGCCGCGGCCCGCTTCGACGCGGACCTCGCGCTCCGGCTGCTGGCCGACGCCGAGAGCGCGGCCTGGACCGGCGGCGGGGGCGACGGGGTCCGGGTGGCCCGGCTGCTGACGGGGCTCGCCCGGGCCACCGCCCCGCACGCCCCGGCCCGGGCCCTGCGTCTGCTGACCGACGCGCAGCAGGCACTGTTCACGGCCCCCGCCTCCCGGCGCGAGGCTCCGCTGCGCGCCCTGGCCGAGGAACTGATCAAGGTGGCCCCCGGGCAGGCGGCCCAGATCGCCCGGTACCACCTCAGCGGGCGCCCCGCCCCGGGCGGGCTCCGCGCCCGCGTCGAGGCGGCCCTCGCCGCGGAGCGCCCCGCGGAGGCCGAGAGCAGGCTGACCCGCATCCAGGATCCGGGCCGGCGCGCGGCCGCCACGTACGACATGGTGCTGGCCGTCGCCCCGCGGGACCTGGAGACCGCCCTTCGCCTGAGCGAGCGGATCGGCTCCGCCGGGGCCCGCCTGCTGGCGCTGTGCCAGGTGGCGACCGACCGCGCCGGGGCCGGGGACGCGGCGGGCGGGGCCCGGGCGCTGGAGCAGGCCGAGGAGGAGCTGCCGCGGTTCCTGGAGGAGCGCGCGGCCTGGCTGCGCGAGGAGGCGGTGCACGAAGCCGAGCAGGGGCGGCCCGTACGGTCCGAGCGGCTGCGCGCCCAGGCGGCGGACCTGCTGCGCCCCGACCCGGCGCAGGCCGGCGACGAGAAGGCCGGCCACGCGCTGGACTCGCTGGCGGGGGCCCGGGAGCAGGTCCGGCGGGCGGCCCTGCCGCCGCTGGACCCGGCGGCGGCCCGGGAGGGCGCGGACGCGGCCCGCGCCCTGCCGGAGCCGGCGGCGCGGGCCCGCGCGCTGGCCCGTACCGCGCGGGAGTGCCTGGCGGCGGACCGGATGCCCTGGCTGCCGGAGGCGGCCGCCTCCGTGGGGAGCCCGCCGCCGCCCGGCGCCACGGCCCTGCGCGGCCCGGACACCGGGCCCCCCGTGACCCCCGTGAATCCCGTGGCCCCCGGGGCCCGCACCTGGCACACGGGGGCGCGCCCGGACGCCCTGTACGCCGCCGGGGCACACGTGGTGTGGCGGTCGGGGGCCGAGGTGGGCTGCGTACGGGCCGACTCGGGCACGACCCGCTGGTCGGCCCACGCCGACGAGGGCGCGGCCGCACCGCCGCTGCCGGGGACCGGAGCGCTGCTGGTGTCCTGCGTGGCCGACGCCGCCACGGTGTACGTGGACGTACGCCGCGGTGAGCACCCGGGCGTACGGATCGTGGCGCGGGAGCCGCGCGACGGGCGGGTGCGGTGGTGGCGGGACCTGCCGCAGGCCGGCCCGCCGCTGCGCGGGGCCGGGCCGCTGCTGGTGCACGAGGCGGGGGGCGAGCTGACGGTGCTGCGGGCGACCACGGGTGAGGTGGAGTGGCGGCGCTCGCTGCCGGACGGTACCCGCTCCCTGGCCGCGGTCGGCGACTGCCTGGTCCTGGAGGACGACCGGTGGCTCCAGGCGCTGCACCTGCCGAGCGGGCGGCGGCTGTGGACGACGCGGCGGGGCTCCCGGCCGGGGGGTTCCGACCCGCTGGACCGCACGGCCGGAGCGCAGCCGCTGCACCTGGTGGACGGGACGGGGCTGCGCGCCGTGGAGCGTGGAACCGGCCGGGAGCTGTGGGAGTTCGCTCTGGGCGCCCCGGCGCAGCGGCTGCTGGTGGAGCACGGCACGGTGTACGCGGCGCACGGCGGCGCCCAGGGGGAGCTGGTGTCCGCGTTCGACGCCCGGACGGGGAAGCTGCGCTGGCAGCGCAGCGTGGTCCGCGGCGAGGGCGCCGGGTGCGCGCTGGAACTGCTGGGCCTGCGGCCGGGCGGGCTGTACGTGAGGGCCGCCCGCGGTGGCCGGCGCGGGCGGCTGGGCCGGGAGTCGGGGCCGTTCGTCGCCGTACTGGATCCGGCGACGGGCAAGCCGCGCCGCCAGTGGGAGCAGCCGGGGCTGGCCGACGGGGACGCCCTGCTGGTCGGCGACCGGCTCGTCCTCTCCCGCCCGGAGCTGTCGGCGTACGCGCTGCCTTAG